The Vibrio tapetis subsp. tapetis genome segment TGCTAACAAGCTTTAATGATCCCCGTGGTCAATATGCATTTTGCTTAAATTGTCAGGTTGAGTGACCCACAACTCAATACGAATTAAAATAGGCGCAATTGCGCCTATTTTTGTATCTGCCTTTCTTCTATACTTCCGCCACTGTTCCCACGAATCGAATCATTAAAGTCATGTCTAAAAAGCACATCTATATCGCGTACACTGGCGGCACAATTGGTATGCAAAAATCCGATCACGGGTACGTCCCGATTGCGGGTTTTATGGAAAAGCAACTGCAACGTATGCCAGAGTTCCATCGTCCTGAAATGCCAGATTACACGATCCATGAATATGAACCGTTGATCGACTCTTCAGACATGACCCCAATGGATTGGCAACAAATCGCCGATGACATTCGTGACAACTACGAAAAATACGACGGCTTCGTTATTCTTCATGGTACTGACACCATGGCCTATACTGCATCTGCGTTGTCATTCATGCTAGAAAACCTAGGCAAGCCTGTCATTGTTACGGGTTCTCAGATCCCGCTAGCTGAATTGCGCTCAGATGGCCAAGCCAACCTACTCAATGCGTTGCACATTGCCGCTAACTTCCCGATCAACGAAGTCACCTTGTTTTTCAACAACCAACTGATCAGGGGTAACCGCAGCACTAAATCTCACGCAGATGGTTTTAATG includes the following:
- the ansA gene encoding asparaginase, giving the protein MSKKHIYIAYTGGTIGMQKSDHGYVPIAGFMEKQLQRMPEFHRPEMPDYTIHEYEPLIDSSDMTPMDWQQIADDIRDNYEKYDGFVILHGTDTMAYTASALSFMLENLGKPVIVTGSQIPLAELRSDGQANLLNALHIAANFPINEVTLFFNNQLIRGNRSTKSHADGFNAFTSPNIPALLEAGINIQVSSHATVDEKPEGAFKVHNITPQPIGVITMYPGISHEVIRNTLLQPVNAMILLTFGVGNAPQNPELLGHLKEASERGVIVVNLTQCLAGKVNMGGYATGCALEEAGVISGYDMTPEAALAKLHYLLSQNLGYEEVKAQMQKVLRGEMSL